From the genome of Fusobacterium varium, one region includes:
- the tpiA gene encoding Triosephosphate isomerase, with protein MRKKVIAGNWKMNKTNTEAVEMLTELKELVKGIDNVGIIIGAPFTALSDAVKAVKGSNIAIAAENVYPKDSGAYTGEVSPVMLKSIGVEYVILGHSERREYFKESDEFINEKVKAVLAAGMLPILCIGEKLEERESGKTAEVTETQIRGGLKDLTAEEAKKVIVAYEPVWAIGTGRTATPEMAQETHRQVRDVLVSMFGNETAEEMIIQYGGSMKPDNAVELLAQKDIDGGLIGGASLKASSFAEIVVAGK; from the coding sequence ATGAGAAAAAAAGTAATAGCTGGGAACTGGAAAATGAATAAAACTAATACAGAAGCAGTAGAAATGCTTACTGAATTAAAGGAACTTGTAAAAGGAATAGACAATGTAGGAATAATAATAGGCGCACCATTTACAGCTTTATCTGATGCTGTAAAGGCTGTAAAAGGAAGTAATATAGCAATAGCTGCAGAAAATGTTTATCCAAAAGATTCAGGGGCATATACAGGGGAAGTTTCTCCAGTTATGCTTAAATCAATAGGAGTGGAATATGTTATTTTAGGACATTCTGAAAGAAGAGAATACTTTAAAGAAAGTGATGAATTTATTAATGAAAAGGTAAAGGCTGTATTAGCTGCTGGAATGCTACCAATACTATGTATTGGGGAAAAATTAGAAGAAAGAGAATCAGGGAAAACTGCTGAAGTTACTGAAACTCAAATAAGAGGAGGATTGAAAGATCTTACTGCTGAAGAAGCTAAAAAAGTAATAGTTGCTTATGAACCAGTATGGGCCATAGGAACAGGAAGAACTGCTACACCTGAAATGGCACAGGAAACACACAGACAAGTAAGAGATGTATTAGTATCTATGTTTGGAAATGAAACTGCTGAAGAAATGATAATTCAATATGGAGGTTCAATGAAACCAGATAATGCAGTTGAATTATTGGCACAGAAGGATATTGATGGAGGACTTATAGGAGGAGCATCTTTAAAAGCTTCTTCGTTTGCTGAAATAGTTGTAGCAGGAAAATAA
- the mleN_3 gene encoding Malate-2H(+)/Na(+)-lactate antiporter — MGITAIIKLVPVLVLAALMMSGFDALIAAPLATMVAAAVAMWTEKKNFSHVLDAAITNVREITIALFILMAAYAMAEVFMSTGVGASIINMALTLGITGKTVALVGAIVTSVLSIATGTSWGTFAACAPIFLWLNHIVGGNILLTVGAIAGGACFGDNIGLISDTTIVSSGIQGVEVVRRVKHQGVWSGLVLLCGIVSFGIAGMIMVPSSVAGNGAEAINKIPAEVWVKLAEERESAVTLLNQVRDGVPYYMIIPLILVLITAFMGYQTFICLFLGIASAYILGKFAGTVTDTNSFFNDLIMSGFADAGSWVVVMMMWVAAFGGIMKMMDAFKPLSDLLGRISRNVRQLMFWNAVLSIFGNMALADEMAQIVTIGPIIKNLVEKNVVASEEDMYTLKLRNATFSDAMGVFGSQLIPWHVYIGFYIGIAATVYPLHEFVPIDIIKYNFIAYIAVFSMLILTLTGWDRFIPKFALPREPKVRLKTKEEIVADEVALRV, encoded by the coding sequence ATGGGAATAACAGCAATAATTAAATTAGTACCAGTATTGGTTTTGGCAGCACTTATGATGAGTGGATTTGATGCTTTGATAGCAGCACCTCTAGCAACAATGGTTGCAGCAGCAGTGGCAATGTGGACTGAGAAGAAAAACTTTTCTCATGTTTTAGATGCAGCAATAACAAATGTAAGAGAGATAACAATTGCATTATTTATTCTAATGGCTGCATATGCTATGGCTGAAGTATTCATGTCAACAGGAGTTGGAGCATCAATCATCAACATGGCATTGACTCTTGGGATTACAGGGAAAACTGTTGCACTTGTAGGAGCGATAGTAACATCTGTACTATCAATAGCCACTGGAACAAGCTGGGGAACATTTGCAGCCTGTGCACCTATTTTCTTATGGCTTAATCATATAGTTGGAGGAAATATTCTGTTGACTGTGGGAGCTATAGCAGGTGGAGCATGTTTTGGAGATAATATTGGACTCATTTCAGATACTACAATAGTAAGTTCTGGAATACAAGGAGTAGAAGTTGTCAGAAGAGTAAAACATCAAGGTGTATGGTCTGGGTTAGTATTGTTATGTGGAATAGTATCTTTTGGTATAGCAGGAATGATAATGGTACCTTCATCAGTAGCTGGAAACGGAGCAGAGGCTATCAATAAAATACCAGCAGAAGTATGGGTAAAACTGGCTGAAGAAAGAGAATCAGCAGTTACACTATTGAATCAGGTAAGGGATGGAGTTCCTTATTATATGATAATTCCATTAATATTAGTTCTTATCACAGCATTTATGGGATACCAAACATTTATATGTTTGTTCTTAGGGATAGCTTCTGCATATATACTTGGTAAATTTGCTGGAACTGTAACTGATACAAATTCTTTTTTTAATGATTTAATTATGTCAGGATTTGCAGATGCAGGATCATGGGTTGTAGTAATGATGATGTGGGTAGCAGCATTTGGTGGAATAATGAAAATGATGGATGCCTTTAAGCCATTGTCGGATCTCCTTGGAAGAATATCAAGAAATGTAAGACAGCTTATGTTTTGGAATGCTGTTCTTTCAATATTTGGAAATATGGCACTTGCAGATGAAATGGCTCAAATAGTAACTATTGGTCCGATTATTAAGAATCTTGTGGAAAAAAATGTAGTTGCCAGTGAAGAAGATATGTATACACTAAAATTGAGAAATGCAACATTTAGTGATGCAATGGGAGTGTTTGGATCTCAATTGATTCCATGGCATGTATACATAGGGTTCTATATTGGTATAGCAGCTACAGTTTATCCATTGCATGAATTTGTGCCTATAGACATCATTAAATATAATTTTATTGCATACATAGCTGTTTTTAGTATGCTTATTTTGACATTGACTGGTTGGGACAGATTTATACCTAAATTTGCTCTTCCTAGAGAACCAAAAGTAAGATTAAAGACGAAAGAGGAAATAGTAGCTGATGAGGTAGCTCTTCGTGTATAA
- the engD gene encoding GTP-dependent nucleic acid-binding protein engD → MIGIGIVGLPNVGKSTLFNAITKAGAAEAANYPFCTIEPNVGMVTVPDKRLEQLSAIINPQRVVQATVEFIDIAGLVKGAAKGEGLGNKFLSNIRTTAAICQVVRCFEDENVIHVSGSVDPIRDIEIINTELIFADMETIEKAIEKHKKLVTSKNKESMELMPVLLKCKEHLESFQLLKILPLTPEETELLKTYQLLTLKPMIFAANVSEDDLASGNEYVEKVKEYAETVGSQVVIVSAKVEAELQEMDNEAEKQEYLETLGVEEAGLNRLIRAGFKLLGLQTYFTAGVKEVRAWTIKIGDTAPKAAGEIHTDFEKGFIRAKVVSFDDFIKYSGWKGSQEAGVLRLEGKEYIVKDGDLMEFLFNV, encoded by the coding sequence ATGATTGGAATAGGAATAGTAGGTCTTCCAAATGTAGGAAAATCTACACTTTTTAATGCTATAACTAAAGCTGGAGCTGCTGAAGCTGCAAACTATCCTTTTTGTACAATAGAACCAAATGTAGGTATGGTAACAGTACCAGATAAGAGACTTGAACAACTTTCTGCTATAATTAATCCACAAAGAGTAGTGCAGGCAACTGTTGAATTTATAGATATTGCAGGACTGGTAAAGGGAGCAGCTAAGGGAGAAGGACTTGGAAATAAATTTCTTTCAAATATAAGGACAACTGCTGCTATATGTCAAGTAGTAAGATGTTTTGAAGATGAAAATGTTATTCATGTAAGTGGATCAGTGGATCCTATCAGAGATATAGAAATTATAAATACTGAACTTATTTTTGCTGATATGGAAACTATAGAAAAAGCTATTGAAAAACATAAAAAGTTAGTAACAAGTAAAAACAAAGAGTCAATGGAACTGATGCCAGTGTTATTAAAATGTAAAGAACATCTTGAAAGTTTCCAATTATTAAAAATATTACCTTTAACTCCAGAAGAAACAGAATTACTAAAAACATACCAATTGCTAACTTTAAAACCTATGATATTTGCAGCAAATGTATCTGAAGATGATTTGGCATCAGGAAATGAATATGTTGAAAAAGTGAAAGAATATGCTGAAACAGTAGGTTCACAAGTGGTAATAGTTTCAGCAAAGGTAGAGGCTGAACTTCAAGAAATGGACAATGAAGCTGAAAAGCAGGAATACTTAGAAACATTAGGAGTTGAAGAAGCAGGGCTTAATAGATTGATAAGAGCAGGATTTAAACTTCTGGGGCTTCAAACTTACTTCACTGCTGGAGTAAAAGAAGTAAGGGCTTGGACTATAAAAATAGGAGATACAGCACCTAAAGCAGCTGGAGAAATTCATACTGACTTTGAAAAGGGATTTATAAGAGCTAAAGTTGTTTCTTTTGACGATTTTATCAAGTATTCGGGTTGGAAAGGGTCACAAGAAGCTGGAGTGTTAAGATTAGAAGGAAAAGAATATATAGTAAAAGATGGAGATTTAATGGAATTTCTATTTAATGTTTAA
- a CDS encoding Uncharacterized ACR, COG1399, whose protein sequence is MKLRVKDFSSVLNNTIKFDFYEENIGDIELSDKIHIVGSAVSDNNGKIEVSGKYSTKAIVQCVRCLKDIEVDLNGEFIGSFLDEAAYRQYMKNLKTECEIDSNEIYDEIINGEIDLSRLVREYIILDLPPYPQCDPKCEDDSEIEKYSDNGIDSRWQQLLQIKN, encoded by the coding sequence TTGAAACTAAGAGTTAAAGATTTTAGCAGCGTTCTTAACAATACTATAAAGTTTGATTTTTATGAAGAAAACATTGGTGATATTGAACTTTCAGATAAAATACATATAGTTGGAAGTGCAGTTTCTGATAATAATGGAAAAATAGAAGTTAGTGGAAAGTATTCCACAAAAGCTATTGTTCAATGTGTGAGATGTTTAAAAGATATTGAAGTAGATTTAAATGGTGAATTTATAGGAAGCTTTCTTGATGAAGCGGCATATAGACAATATATGAAAAATTTGAAAACAGAGTGTGAGATAGACAGCAATGAAATTTATGATGAAATCATAAATGGAGAAATAGATTTATCAAGATTGGTAAGAGAGTATATAATACTTGATCTGCCCCCATATCCACAATGTGATCCTAAATGCGAAGACGATTCTGAAATAGAAAAGTATAGTGATAATGGGATAGATTCAAGGTGGCAGCAATTATTACAAATAAAAAATTAA
- the mleN_2 gene encoding Malate-2H(+)/Na(+)-lactate antiporter has product MIAVLKLSPVFVLAALMISGFDALIAAPLATIVAALIAMWTEKKNFAYILDAAITNVREITIALFILMAAYALAETFMSTGVGASIINMALNLGITGKTVALTGAIVTSVLSIATGTSWGTFAACAPIFLWLNHIVGGNILLTTAAIAGGACFGDNIGLISDTTIVSSGIQGVEVVRRIRHQGVWSGLVLLCGVIAFGVAGIVMKLPSITGNGTEAINQIPAEVWVKLAEERESAVTLLNQVRDGVPYYMVIPLVLVLVAAFMGYQTFICLFLGIAAAYILGKFAGTVTSTSDYLNNLVMKGFSDAGAWVVVMMMWVAAFGGIMKVMDAFKPVSDLVGKISRNVRQLMFWNAILSIFGNMALADEMAQIVTIGPIIRNLVEKNVVGSEEDMYTLKLRNATFSDAMGVFGSQLIPWHVYIGFYIGIASTVYPLHKFIAIDIIKYNFIAFIAVFSMLFLTLTGFDRFIPKFALPREPRVRLKTIEEKKADEIATQA; this is encoded by the coding sequence ATGATAGCAGTACTTAAGTTAAGTCCAGTATTTGTGCTTGCAGCACTTATGATAAGCGGATTTGACGCTCTGATAGCAGCGCCATTAGCAACAATTGTAGCAGCGTTGATAGCGATGTGGACAGAGAAGAAAAATTTTGCATACATTCTTGATGCAGCAATAACAAATGTAAGAGAGATAACAATAGCGTTATTTATCTTAATGGCAGCATATGCTCTGGCAGAAACATTTATGTCAACTGGAGTAGGGGCATCAATCATCAATATGGCATTGAATTTAGGAATAACAGGAAAAACTGTTGCATTGACAGGAGCGATAGTAACATCTGTACTATCAATAGCAACAGGAACAAGTTGGGGAACATTTGCAGCCTGTGCACCTATATTTTTATGGCTTAATCATATAGTTGGAGGAAATATTCTTCTTACTACTGCAGCAATAGCTGGTGGAGCATGTTTTGGAGATAATATAGGTCTTATTTCAGATACTACAATAGTTAGTTCAGGAATTCAAGGGGTAGAAGTTGTTAGAAGAATAAGACACCAAGGTGTATGGTCTGGACTTGTATTATTATGTGGAGTAATAGCTTTTGGAGTTGCTGGAATAGTAATGAAACTTCCATCAATAACTGGAAATGGAACAGAGGCTATCAATCAGATACCAGCAGAAGTATGGGTAAAACTGGCTGAAGAAAGAGAATCAGCAGTGACATTGTTAAATCAAGTAAGAGATGGAGTTCCTTATTATATGGTAATTCCTTTAGTATTAGTTCTTGTTGCAGCATTTATGGGATATCAGACATTTATTTGTTTGTTCTTGGGAATAGCTGCTGCCTATATACTTGGAAAATTTGCTGGGACTGTAACTAGTACAAGTGATTACTTAAATAATCTTGTAATGAAAGGATTTTCAGATGCAGGAGCATGGGTTGTAGTAATGATGATGTGGGTAGCTGCATTTGGTGGAATAATGAAGGTAATGGATGCCTTTAAGCCTGTATCTGATTTAGTTGGAAAAATATCTAGAAATGTAAGACAGCTTATGTTCTGGAATGCAATTCTTTCAATATTTGGAAATATGGCACTTGCAGATGAGATGGCTCAAATAGTAACTATTGGACCTATTATAAGAAACCTTGTTGAAAAGAATGTAGTTGGAAGCGAAGAGGATATGTATACTCTTAAACTTAGAAATGCAACATTCAGTGACGCAATGGGAGTATTTGGATCTCAGTTGATACCATGGCATGTTTATATTGGATTTTATATAGGTATAGCTTCAACAGTATATCCATTACATAAATTCATTGCAATAGATATCATTAAATATAATTTTATAGCTTTTATAGCTGTATTTAGTATGTTGTTCTTAACTTTAACTGGATTTGACAGATTTATACCTAAATTTGCTCTTCCTAGAGAGCCAAGAGTAAGATTGAAAACTATTGAAGAAAAAAAAGCTGATGAGATTGCAACTCAAGCATAA
- the rnhB gene encoding Ribonuclease HII produces MKGKKNDERLENQLGLFSVEEKKSPRKKKEKNIEKEMIISLHDFDTNIGEEIIGVDEAGRGPLAGPVVAAAVKIKDYNSELDEINDSKQLSEKKREKLYDVVKEHFYIGIGVADSKEIDEINILNATFLAMRRALENLKKECSGEYLVLVDGNFKIREYKGRQEPVIKGDGKSLSIAAASIIAKVTRDRIMREEAIKYPLYGFEKHKGYGTKQHRDAIEKYGVLEMHRKSFLTKILK; encoded by the coding sequence ATGAAAGGTAAGAAAAATGATGAAAGACTAGAAAATCAGTTGGGACTTTTTTCTGTAGAAGAAAAAAAATCACCAAGGAAAAAGAAAGAAAAAAATATTGAAAAAGAAATGATAATATCTTTGCATGATTTTGATACTAATATAGGAGAAGAGATTATAGGAGTAGATGAAGCTGGAAGAGGTCCTTTAGCTGGACCAGTAGTAGCTGCTGCTGTAAAAATAAAAGATTATAACAGTGAGTTAGATGAAATAAATGATTCAAAGCAATTATCAGAAAAAAAGAGAGAAAAACTTTATGATGTAGTAAAGGAACATTTTTATATAGGTATTGGAGTTGCAGATTCTAAAGAGATAGATGAAATAAATATACTCAATGCCACATTTTTAGCAATGAGAAGAGCTTTAGAGAATTTGAAGAAAGAGTGTAGTGGGGAGTATCTTGTATTAGTAGATGGAAATTTTAAAATAAGAGAATATAAAGGCAGACAGGAACCTGTAATTAAAGGAGATGGGAAAAGCCTTTCCATAGCAGCAGCTTCAATAATAGCAAAAGTGACAAGGGATAGAATTATGAGGGAAGAAGCTATAAAATACCCTCTTTATGGATTTGAAAAACATAAAGGTTATGGAACAAAACAGCATAGAGATGCAATAGAGAAATATGGAGTATTGGAAATGCATAGAAAAAGTTTTCTTACTAAAATATTAAAATAA
- a CDS encoding DNA utilization protein GntX, producing the protein MKNLSQNFKRLFFSVKCSVCGRVIEVENQYICCDCFRVLKRKSEIKNIDNYYFLYYYDKDIKKIITDYKLKNRKELSKEISILIKKPLKELIREKRINIVIPVPISRNRMRERGFNQVEEILKELKIDYKTMDRIRDTEHMYSILEEKKREENIKKAFKNDEINGSGKNILIIDDIVTTGSTIREVVKEIREKNSPKEIYVFSIAMSKFFKK; encoded by the coding sequence ATGAAGAACTTAAGCCAGAATTTTAAAAGGCTTTTCTTTTCAGTAAAGTGTTCAGTATGTGGAAGAGTTATAGAAGTTGAGAATCAATATATTTGCTGTGATTGCTTTCGCGTATTGAAAAGAAAAAGTGAAATAAAAAATATAGATAACTATTATTTCCTATATTATTATGATAAAGATATAAAGAAAATTATAACAGACTATAAACTTAAAAATAGAAAAGAACTTTCAAAGGAAATTTCTATTTTGATAAAAAAACCTTTAAAGGAATTGATAAGGGAAAAAAGAATAAATATAGTGATACCTGTTCCAATAAGTAGAAATAGAATGAGAGAAAGAGGTTTTAATCAAGTAGAGGAAATATTAAAAGAATTAAAAATAGATTATAAAACAATGGATAGAATAAGGGATACAGAGCATATGTATTCTATACTTGAAGAGAAAAAAAGAGAAGAAAATATCAAAAAAGCTTTTAAAAATGATGAGATAAATGGAAGTGGAAAAAATATACTTATAATAGATGATATAGTGACTACAGGGAGTACAATAAGGGAAGTAGTAAAAGAAATAAGAGAAAAAAATTCTCCAAAAGAGATATATGTTTTTTCAATAGCAATGTCAAAATTCTTTAAAAAATAA
- the gpmI gene encoding 2,3-bisphosphoglycerate-independent phosphoglycerate mutase has translation MNKKPLMLMILDGWGINKHPEQKNAIKTANPENFYRLIKEYPHSELEASGEAVGLPDGQMGNSEVGHLNIGSGRVVYQPLVEISKDIREGTFFNNEVLKEAFEYAVKERKPVHFGGLVSPGGVHSHTDHLYGLLMMAKKYGVKAYVHAFLDGRDTAPESGEGFLKELEAKMKEIGEGVIATISGRYYAMDRDKNWDRVKKAYDAMVYGEGNHASSAVEAIEKSYAENVSDEFVIPTVICPEGTIKKGDVFINFNFRPDRAREITRALNDKEFSGFEREYLGLKYYCMRQYDSTIDAPVIYGEKDIINTFGEVISKAGLKQLRTAETEKYAHVTFFFNGGKEAQYEGEERKLVASPKVATYDLQPEMSACEVTEGLMEALDSGKFDVIIVNYANPDMVGHTGVFDAAVAAVKKIDFCLGKVSKKVLELGGTLFVTADHGNVELMEDPVTKIPFTAHTTNKVPFIMVSDEYKNYKLEDGKLSDIAPTMLEILGLDKPKEMNGKSLLVK, from the coding sequence ATGAACAAAAAACCATTAATGCTTATGATATTAGATGGATGGGGTATAAATAAACATCCAGAACAAAAAAATGCAATAAAAACTGCAAATCCTGAAAATTTTTATAGACTTATAAAAGAATATCCACATTCTGAACTTGAAGCTTCTGGAGAAGCTGTAGGACTACCAGATGGACAAATGGGAAATTCAGAAGTGGGACATTTAAATATAGGATCAGGAAGAGTAGTTTATCAACCACTAGTTGAGATATCTAAAGATATTAGAGAAGGAACTTTCTTCAATAATGAAGTTTTAAAAGAAGCTTTTGAATATGCAGTAAAAGAAAGAAAACCTGTACATTTTGGAGGGTTAGTATCTCCAGGAGGAGTACATTCGCATACAGATCATCTTTATGGACTTTTAATGATGGCTAAAAAGTATGGAGTGAAAGCCTACGTTCATGCTTTTCTTGATGGAAGGGATACAGCTCCTGAATCAGGAGAAGGGTTTTTAAAAGAACTTGAAGCAAAAATGAAGGAAATAGGTGAAGGAGTCATTGCAACTATATCGGGAAGATATTATGCTATGGATAGAGATAAAAACTGGGATAGAGTAAAAAAGGCATATGATGCTATGGTATATGGAGAAGGGAATCATGCTTCTTCAGCTGTAGAGGCAATAGAAAAATCATATGCAGAGAATGTAAGTGATGAATTTGTAATTCCTACTGTAATATGTCCTGAAGGAACTATTAAAAAAGGAGATGTGTTTATAAACTTTAACTTTAGACCAGATAGAGCAAGAGAAATAACAAGAGCTTTAAATGATAAAGAATTTTCTGGATTTGAAAGAGAATATTTAGGACTTAAATATTATTGTATGCGTCAGTATGATTCAACTATAGATGCTCCAGTAATTTATGGAGAAAAAGATATAATTAATACATTTGGTGAAGTAATATCAAAAGCTGGATTAAAACAACTAAGAACTGCTGAAACAGAAAAATATGCTCATGTAACTTTTTTCTTTAATGGGGGAAAAGAAGCACAATATGAAGGTGAAGAAAGAAAACTTGTGGCATCACCTAAGGTAGCAACATATGATCTTCAACCTGAAATGTCAGCATGTGAAGTAACAGAAGGACTTATGGAGGCTTTAGATTCAGGGAAATTTGATGTTATTATAGTTAATTATGCAAATCCTGATATGGTAGGTCATACAGGGGTATTTGATGCTGCTGTGGCTGCTGTGAAAAAAATAGATTTTTGTTTAGGAAAAGTTTCTAAAAAAGTATTAGAATTAGGAGGAACACTTTTTGTAACTGCTGACCATGGAAATGTTGAACTTATGGAGGATCCAGTTACAAAAATACCATTTACAGCACACACAACAAATAAAGTTCCATTTATAATGGTATCAGATGAATATAAAAATTATAAGCTTGAAGATGGAAAATTATCAGATATAGCTCCAACTATGCTTGAAATACTAGGTTTAGATAAACCAAAAGAAATGAATGGAAAATCATTACTAGTGAAATAA
- the gltS_1 gene encoding Glutamate permease, with amino-acid sequence MLTLNFNMAETLAIAIVVLLLGREVKKRVAFLERFFIPAPVVGGVIFSILLLIGHNTGAFSFNFDGVLKDFLMLIFFTTIGFTASGKLLKKGGVGVAIFLVTATVLVIIQDIVGVSLAKVFGLNPLLGLAVGSIPLTGGHGTSGAFGPVLEEFGATGGLSVSIAAATYGLIAGCLIGGPIAKRLKEKYNLKPNLEETGMSIEELEDETAKPVSESTLFDAVVVISLAMGIGYWIAPFLKGYGIVIPAYIGPMFIAAIIRNIVDMQKKVLPMKEISITGNIALSLFLAMALMTLKLWELAALAIPIISILLIQTAIMAAYAYFVTFNFNGKDYDAAVIATGHCGFGLGATPNAMANMEVFTKENGPATRAFFVLPIVGALFIDFTNATVITFFINMFK; translated from the coding sequence ATGTTGACATTAAACTTTAATATGGCAGAAACACTGGCAATTGCAATAGTTGTACTTTTACTTGGTAGAGAGGTTAAAAAAAGGGTTGCTTTTCTTGAAAGATTTTTTATCCCTGCTCCAGTAGTAGGTGGAGTTATATTTTCTATACTTCTATTGATTGGACATAATACTGGTGCTTTCAGCTTTAATTTTGATGGTGTTTTAAAAGATTTTCTAATGCTGATATTCTTCACTACAATAGGATTCACTGCAAGTGGAAAATTATTGAAAAAAGGTGGAGTTGGAGTAGCTATATTCTTGGTAACTGCTACTGTTCTAGTAATAATTCAAGACATAGTTGGAGTATCATTAGCTAAAGTATTTGGACTTAATCCTTTACTTGGACTTGCTGTAGGATCAATACCATTGACAGGAGGTCATGGAACTTCAGGAGCATTTGGACCTGTTTTGGAAGAATTTGGAGCTACAGGAGGACTTTCAGTTTCGATAGCTGCTGCAACTTATGGATTAATTGCAGGATGCTTAATTGGTGGACCTATTGCTAAAAGACTTAAAGAAAAATATAATTTAAAACCTAATTTAGAAGAAACAGGAATGTCAATTGAAGAATTAGAAGATGAAACTGCTAAACCAGTATCAGAGTCTACTTTATTTGATGCAGTAGTTGTTATTTCATTAGCAATGGGAATTGGATATTGGATAGCACCATTCTTGAAAGGTTATGGAATTGTTATTCCAGCATATATAGGGCCAATGTTTATTGCAGCTATAATCAGAAATATAGTTGATATGCAGAAAAAGGTGCTTCCTATGAAAGAAATATCTATCACTGGAAATATAGCACTTTCTTTATTCTTAGCGATGGCATTGATGACATTGAAATTGTGGGAACTTGCAGCACTTGCTATTCCTATCATTTCAATACTATTGATACAAACAGCAATCATGGCAGCTTATGCTTACTTCGTTACATTTAATTTCAATGGAAAAGATTATGATGCTGCTGTTATAGCTACAGGACATTGTGGGTTTGGACTTGGAGCGACTCCAAATGCAATGGCGAATATGGAAGTATTTACCAAAGAAAATGGTCCTGCAACAAGAGCTTTTTTCGTTTTACCAATTGTTGGAGCATTATTTATAGATTTTACAAATGCAACAGTAATAACATTTTTCATCAATATGTTTAAATAA
- the rpmF gene encoding 50S ribosomal protein L32, protein MAVPKKKTSKAKKNMRRSHHALTGTGLATCEVCGAPKRPHRVCLSCGDYNGKKVLAGDAE, encoded by the coding sequence ATGGCAGTACCTAAGAAAAAGACATCTAAGGCTAAAAAGAACATGAGAAGATCTCATCACGCTTTAACTGGAACTGGTTTAGCAACTTGTGAAGTTTGCGGAGCACCAAAAAGACCTCACAGAGTTTGTTTAAGCTGTGGAGATTATAATGGTAAAAAAGTTTTAGCTGGAGACGCTGAGTAA
- the cysL_1 gene encoding CysJI operon transcriptional activator, giving the protein MITSFEIFLKVAEELSVSRAAARCFVTQQCVSDHIKRLEEDYGILLFNRKPHFSLTEAGKVLYESVLEIQKIEEDIKIKFNRLKNNKKLIVGMNATRISLILPELLPVYNEIFPDVEISFVMHETRVLEQMMLKGDIDIFVGVNANSSSKYNADLLGMEKINIIISSKLFKKNFNLKDLEKMKKGVNFSEFRNISFAREPGWSRINDLIDFYSKREDVHLKSLYYTRDYDTQIALCSSGLVAIVCPGMITRKILEHNDKNSKENEIFIFPLNNQSELLKIELITLKKSDESDYKIRFIDLLKEYMKKNIN; this is encoded by the coding sequence ATGATAACAAGTTTTGAGATATTTTTAAAAGTAGCTGAAGAATTGAGTGTAAGCAGAGCAGCAGCAAGATGTTTTGTAACACAGCAATGTGTAAGTGATCATATAAAAAGATTAGAAGAAGATTATGGAATTTTACTTTTTAATAGAAAACCTCATTTTTCCCTTACAGAAGCAGGAAAAGTACTCTATGAGTCTGTATTAGAGATACAAAAAATAGAAGAAGATATAAAAATAAAGTTTAATAGATTAAAAAATAATAAAAAACTTATAGTAGGAATGAATGCTACAAGAATAAGTCTTATACTTCCAGAACTTCTTCCTGTATATAATGAGATATTTCCAGATGTAGAAATATCTTTTGTAATGCATGAAACACGAGTACTTGAACAAATGATGCTAAAAGGAGATATTGATATATTTGTTGGGGTAAATGCAAACAGCAGTTCAAAATATAATGCTGATCTCCTTGGAATGGAAAAAATAAATATAATAATTTCTTCTAAACTTTTTAAAAAGAATTTCAATTTAAAAGATTTAGAAAAAATGAAAAAGGGTGTAAATTTTTCTGAATTTAGAAATATTTCTTTTGCAAGAGAACCTGGCTGGAGTAGAATAAATGATTTAATAGATTTTTATTCAAAACGTGAAGACGTACATCTGAAATCATTGTATTATACAAGAGATTACGATACTCAAATAGCTTTATGTTCTTCAGGTCTTGTAGCAATAGTTTGTCCTGGTATGATAACTAGAAAAATTTTAGAGCATAATGATAAAAATTCTAAAGAAAATGAGATATTTATATTTCCTTTAAATAATCAAAGTGAACTTTTAAAAATAGAATTGATAACATTAAAAAAATCAGATGAAAGCGATTATAAAATAAGATTTATAGATCTTTTAAAAGAATATATGAAGAAAAATATAAATTGA